In Marinobacter salinisoli, the DNA window TCCAGCTCCTTGACCAGGCTCGCTTCCGTATAGCGTGGCGCGGGTTTGGTGAAATGCTGGCTCGGGTCCAGCTTTTCGAGGCCAAGAACCTCATCCACCCGAATGTCCGGAAGCGCGACGTCTTCTTCTTTCTTGGCCTGCGGAGCAGCCTTCAGGAAACCATCAAACTTGATGATCCGGCCGCGGGTACGGAGTTCGTATTCGCCGTTAGCCACCATGATGGATGTACTGAGAAACTCAGCATCGGCCATCTGGCAGGCAACGAACTGTCGCCAGATCAGCTCGTAGAGCTTCTCAGCGTCCTTTTCAAGACCACTGATATCGGAGGAGCGCCGGCTGACATCGGTCGGACGAATAGCTTCGTGAGCTTCCTGAGCTCCTTCTTTGCTGCCATAGACCCGGGGCTTTTCCGGCAGATAACGGTCACCGAACTGATCTTTGATATATTCCCGGCAGCCTGCCACCGCATCCTGACTCAGATTGGTCGAATCAGTACGCATGTAAGTGATGAAACCCGCTTCGTAAAGCCGTTGTGCCAGCATCATCGTCTTCTTGACGCTGAAGCCCATACGGTTACTGGCGGCCTGCTGCAACGTCGAGGTGATAAACGGTGCCGATGGACGGGAGCGCGTCGGCTTGTCTTCTCGCTTGGCAACCCTGAACGCCCCAGCCTTGAGCCGCTCCAGATGTTCTTTGCTCTCGGCTTCGTTGACCGGTCGGTAGGTTTTATCGGCGTACTTGGTGACTTCAAAGCGGACCGGCCGGTTTCCTTGCCCGGGCGCCAAGTCAGCATGCATCTGCCAGAATTCTTCCGGGACGAATTTCCGGATCTCTTTTTCGCGCTCTACAATCAAGCGTACCGCCACCGACTGTACCCGGCCGGCAGACAGGCCTCGGGCTATTTTTGCCCAGAGTAGCGGCGAAACCATGTAACCAACCACCCGGTCGAGGAATCGACGGGCCTGCTGCGCATTCACCCGGTTCACATCAACGGTTCCGGGATCCTTGAAGGCTTCCTTGATTGCGCGCTTGGTAATTTCGTTGAACACCACCCGCCGGTACTTGTCAGGTTCACCACCGATCGTTTGTTGCAGGTGCCACGCGATGGCTTCCCCCTCGCGGTCCAAATCCGTCGCGAGGTAGACGTGCTCGGCGGATTTGGCCAGACGCTTGAGCTCACTGACGACTTTTTCCTTGCCGGGAAGAATCTCGTAACGCGCCGACCAATCCTGATCAGGGTCCACACCCATGCGGGCCACCAGCTGCTCTCGGGCCTTACGCTTTTTATGGGCCGCTTTTTCTTCGGGGCTCATTTTTCGGGTCAGCGCAGCTTGCCGGGCTCGTTCCTTGGGGTCTGTCTGGGAACCACCGCCACTGACAGGAAGATCCCGAATATGGCCCACACTCGACTTAACAATGAAATCTGAGCCCAGGTACTTGTTGATGGTCTTCGCTTTCGCTGGTGACTCGACAATTACGAGACTTTTACCCATAGCAGAGATATGTATCCTTGGCGAAAAAACAGTCAGAAAATCAGCAGACCGTAAACTCGTTGAAAAATCAATCGGCTAGAAAACAAACAGCTTGCCAACTCATATAGGCTCACTGTTTTACAGGGTCAAGAATAGCAAGACAACCCATTCTTTCACTTACGATCGGCTTTTTTTCGGGATTCCTAAATAAAGAAGGCCCGGCATAAAGCCGGGCCTTGCTGTGACGCATCACAGATACCATCGAGAAATTTAGACCAATTCCCAAACGGTGGCGATGCCCTGCCCAAGGCCGATACACATGGTGGAAACACCAAGCTTACCGCCCTTGTCACGCATGACGTTCAGCAGGGTTGTGGAGATACGTGCACCAGAACAGCCCAGCGGATGGCCCAAGGCAATCGCGCCGCCGTTCAGATTCACTTTCTCTTCCATAACGTCCAGCAGTTTCAGGTCTTTCAGGACCGGCAGAGACTGACCAGCAAACGCTTCGTTCAGTTCCCAGAAGTCGATATCTTCGACTTTCAGGCCTGCACGCTTGAGCGCTTTCTTGGTCGCCGGAACCGGGCCGTAGCCCATGATCGCGGGATCACAGCCAGCTACTGCCATGGAGCGGATCTTGGCGATCGGCTTCAGACCGAGAGCTTCAGCGCGCTCCGCAGACATCAGCAGCATCGCGGCAGCGCCGTCAGTCAGCTGTGAGGACGTGCCGGCAGTCACCGTACCGTTCTTCGGATCAAACGCCGGACGCAGCTGGCCCAAGGACTCAGCGGTTGTCTCGGGACGAATGGTCTCGTCCTGCTCAATCAGAGTCTTGAAGCCGTTCTCGTCATGACCCTCGATAGGTACGATTTCGTTCTTGAAGCGGCCTTCGACGGTTGCTTCGTGGGCCTTGCGGTGAGACCGCGCGCCGAACTCGTCCTGCTGCTGACGGGTGATGCCATGCATTTTCGCCAGCATTTCTGCGGTCAGGCCCATCATGTTGGACGCTTTGGCAGAGTATTTGGACGCAGCCGGGTTGTGGTCGAAGCCTTCAGTCATCGGTACGTGGCCCATGTGCTCTACACCACCAACCATGAACACATCACCGTTACCGGTCATGATGGCCTGGGCGGCAGTGTGGATAGCAGTCATGGCGGAACCACACAGACGGTTGACGGTCTGTGCTGCAGACTCATGAGGGATCTTGGTCAGCAGGGAAATCTGCCGCGCCACGTTGAAGCCCTGCTCTTTGGTCTGGTTTACACAGCCCCAGATGACGTCTTCTACTTCTTTCGGGTTGAGCTCAGGGTTGCGCTCGAACAGTGCATCGATAAGAGCGGCGGACAGAGTCTCTGCACGCACATTACGGAAGCAACCATTCTTGGCACGACCCATCGGAGTCCGCACGCAATCGACGACGACAACGTCTCTCGGATTAAGGCTCATAGATCTTTCTCCGTTCGGAAATCTCGTTCAGGGTTAGCCAAAAAACTTTTTGCCAGTCTTGGCCATTTCACGCAGCTTCTCGGTCGGGTGGTACAGAGGACCCAGATCTGCATACTTGTCTGCCAGCTCGACGAACTTGTCGACACCCATGTCGTCGATGTAACGCAGGGCGCCACCACGGAACGGAGGGAATCCGATGCCGTAGATCAGACCCATATCCGCATCGGCAGGATCTTCAACAATGCCGTCTTCCAGGCAGCGTACGGTTTCCAGACACAGAGGAATCATCATACGAGCGATGATGTCTTCTTCCTCGAAGTCCTTCTTACCCTGAACCACAGGCTCAATCAGCTTGTAGGTTTCTTCGTCGACAACCTTCTTCGGCTTGCCGCGCTTGTCGGTTTCGTACTTGTAGAAACCAACGTTGTTCTTCTGACCGTAACGCTTGTTCTCGAACATCACGTCGATCGCGGACTTGTTCTCGTCCTTCATGCGGTCCGGGAAGCCTTCAGCCATTACTTCGTTGGCGTGCTTGGCGGTATCCATGCCCACTACGTCGAGCAGGTACGCCGGGCCCATCGGCCAGCCAAACTTCTCCATCACCTTATCGATCTTCTGGAAGTCCGCACCGTCACGAACCAGGCCGGCAAAGCCGCCGAAGTACGGGAACAGAACGCGGTTAACCAGGAAGCCCGGGCAGTCGTTAACCACGATCGGAGTCTTGCCCATCGCCTTGGCATAAGCCACGGTCGTGGCAATCGCACGATCGGAAGTCTTCTCGCCACGAATAACCTCAACCAGCGGCATCATGTGTACCGGGTTGAAGAAATGCATACCGCAGAAGTTTTCCGGGCGCTTCAGGTTCTTCGCCAGCAGATTGATGGAAATCGTGGAGGTGTTGGAAGTCAGGATGGCGTCTTCACGCACCGCATCTTCGGTTTCACGCAGAACCGCGTCTTTCACCTTCGGGTTCTCAACAACCGCTTCAACAACCAGATCTACGTTTTTGAAATCACCGTAGTTCAAAGTCGGCGTGATGCTGTTAAGCACGTCCGCCATCTTGTTGGCGTCCATCTTACCCTTGGACACGCGCTTGGCCAGCAGCTTCTTGGCCTCATCCAGACCCAGCTTGATGCCGTCCTGGTTGATGTCCTTCATGATGATCGGGGTGCCCTTCAGTGCAGACTGATAAGCCACACCGCCGCCCATGATACCGGCACCGAGTACGGCAGCCAGATCAACCTTGGCAGCTTCTTTCTCCCACGCAGACGCCTTCTTTTTCAGCGCCTGATCGTTCAGGAACAGGCCTACCAGGCAAGCCGCAACATTGGTCTTGGCCATCTTGGCGAAGCCTTTGGCTTCAACTTCGATTGCCTTGTCGCGGGTCATGCTGGCGTGCTTCTGCATCACCTTGATGGCTTCAACAGGAGCCGGGTAGTTCTTGCCAGCCTTGCCACCAACAAACGCCTTGGAGATCTCGAACGCCATCATGCTTTCCATGGCATTCAGTTTGATCTTGCCCTTCTTCTCTTCACGACGAGCTTGATTGTCGAGCTTGCCTTCGTTGCACTGATTGATAATCGCGATAGCCGCGTCAACCAGCTTGTCGGACTCAACCACGGCATCAACCGCACCGACCTTCAGGGCGGCGTCAGCACGGTTCTCAGTGCCGCCACAAATCCACTCAACCGCGTTATCAACGCCGACCAGGCGAGACAGGCGCACGGTACCGCCGAAGCCCGGGAAGATACCCAGTTTAACTTCTGGCAGACCAACCTTGGCCTTTTTGTCCATGACCCGGTAGTC includes these proteins:
- the topA gene encoding type I DNA topoisomerase codes for the protein MGKSLVIVESPAKAKTINKYLGSDFIVKSSVGHIRDLPVSGGGSQTDPKERARQAALTRKMSPEEKAAHKKRKAREQLVARMGVDPDQDWSARYEILPGKEKVVSELKRLAKSAEHVYLATDLDREGEAIAWHLQQTIGGEPDKYRRVVFNEITKRAIKEAFKDPGTVDVNRVNAQQARRFLDRVVGYMVSPLLWAKIARGLSAGRVQSVAVRLIVEREKEIRKFVPEEFWQMHADLAPGQGNRPVRFEVTKYADKTYRPVNEAESKEHLERLKAGAFRVAKREDKPTRSRPSAPFITSTLQQAASNRMGFSVKKTMMLAQRLYEAGFITYMRTDSTNLSQDAVAGCREYIKDQFGDRYLPEKPRVYGSKEGAQEAHEAIRPTDVSRRSSDISGLEKDAEKLYELIWRQFVACQMADAEFLSTSIMVANGEYELRTRGRIIKFDGFLKAAPQAKKEEDVALPDIRVDEVLGLEKLDPSQHFTKPAPRYTEASLVKELEKQGIGRPSTYASIISTIQDRGYVRLESRRFYAEKMGEIVNERLSESFPNLMDYDFTARMEDELDEIAEGDVDWKKVLNDFYGKFRSQLETAESSDEGSMRANTPTETDIPCPSCGRNMQIRVASTGVFLGCSGYALPPKERCKTTINLVSGDEVVGADDDVEGEGETRLLRMKRRCPKCGTAMDSYLVDEGRKLHICGNNPDCSGYEVEKGTFRIKGYDGPTLECDKCGSEMQLKTGRFGKYFGCTNDDCKNTRKLLKNGEPAPPKMDPVPMPELQCQKVDDTYVLRDGASGLFLAASKFPKNRETRPPLVKEILPHKNEVDPKYAFLFEAPAADPEGNPTVIRYSRKMKEQYVMSEKDGKATGWTAHYRDGKWVPKSK
- the fadA gene encoding acetyl-CoA C-acyltransferase FadA; the protein is MSLNPRDVVVVDCVRTPMGRAKNGCFRNVRAETLSAALIDALFERNPELNPKEVEDVIWGCVNQTKEQGFNVARQISLLTKIPHESAAQTVNRLCGSAMTAIHTAAQAIMTGNGDVFMVGGVEHMGHVPMTEGFDHNPAASKYSAKASNMMGLTAEMLAKMHGITRQQQDEFGARSHRKAHEATVEGRFKNEIVPIEGHDENGFKTLIEQDETIRPETTAESLGQLRPAFDPKNGTVTAGTSSQLTDGAAAMLLMSAERAEALGLKPIAKIRSMAVAGCDPAIMGYGPVPATKKALKRAGLKVEDIDFWELNEAFAGQSLPVLKDLKLLDVMEEKVNLNGGAIALGHPLGCSGARISTTLLNVMRDKGGKLGVSTMCIGLGQGIATVWELV
- the fadB gene encoding fatty acid oxidation complex subunit alpha FadB — protein: MIYEGKAITVKEIEGGIAQLNFDLQGESVNKFNRLTIEELGAATDALKAQKNLKGLVVTSSKDSFIVGADITEFTDLFAGSEEDLVANNLRANEVFNAVEDLPFPTVTAINGIALGGGFEMCLATDYRVMDKKAKVGLPEVKLGIFPGFGGTVRLSRLVGVDNAVEWICGGTENRADAALKVGAVDAVVESDKLVDAAIAIINQCNEGKLDNQARREEKKGKIKLNAMESMMAFEISKAFVGGKAGKNYPAPVEAIKVMQKHASMTRDKAIEVEAKGFAKMAKTNVAACLVGLFLNDQALKKKASAWEKEAAKVDLAAVLGAGIMGGGVAYQSALKGTPIIMKDINQDGIKLGLDEAKKLLAKRVSKGKMDANKMADVLNSITPTLNYGDFKNVDLVVEAVVENPKVKDAVLRETEDAVREDAILTSNTSTISINLLAKNLKRPENFCGMHFFNPVHMMPLVEVIRGEKTSDRAIATTVAYAKAMGKTPIVVNDCPGFLVNRVLFPYFGGFAGLVRDGADFQKIDKVMEKFGWPMGPAYLLDVVGMDTAKHANEVMAEGFPDRMKDENKSAIDVMFENKRYGQKNNVGFYKYETDKRGKPKKVVDEETYKLIEPVVQGKKDFEEEDIIARMMIPLCLETVRCLEDGIVEDPADADMGLIYGIGFPPFRGGALRYIDDMGVDKFVELADKYADLGPLYHPTEKLREMAKTGKKFFG